A stretch of Ipomoea triloba cultivar NCNSP0323 chromosome 13, ASM357664v1 DNA encodes these proteins:
- the LOC116000920 gene encoding uncharacterized protein LOC116000920 isoform X2 — translation MAGNMPKSGTLAIHLFRKVRAVQYGSPRLLHHGPDTVEELLDRHIVKEKKSLTHDDNEILTRQRLTSTRREVLSLYRDIIRATRFFMWPDSRGVLWRDILRENTRKEFEEARFEKDPEVITRLLIGGRDALQSALDKLVEKQKQEIEKQQGNLKSSPIF, via the exons ATGGCCGGAAACATGCCAAAATCTGGAACCTTGGCGATCCATCTTTTCAGGAAGGTCCGAGCCGTCCAATACGGGTCGCCCCGCCTCTTGCACCACGGGCCAGACACTGTGGAGGAGCTTCTCGATAGGCACATCGTCAAGGAGAAGAAGAGTCTCACCCACGACGATAATGAAATCCTGACCCGCCAGCGGCTCACCAGCACTCGCCGCGAGGTGCTTAGTCTCTACAGGGACATCATCCGGGCTACCCGATTCTTCATGTGGCCCGACTCTCGAGGCGTTCTTTGGCGTGATATTCTTAGGGAGAACACCCGGAAGGAATTCGAGGAGGCCCGATTCGAAAAGGACCCGGAAGTTATCACGCGTTTGCTGATTGGGGGTCGTGACGCCCTGCAATCTGCGCTTGATAAGCTTGTTGAGAAACAGAAGCAAGAGATCGAGAAGCAACAAGGCAATTTAAAATCTTCTCCAATTTTttg A
- the LOC116000920 gene encoding uncharacterized protein LOC116000920 isoform X1, whose protein sequence is MAGNMPKSGTLAIHLFRKVRAVQYGSPRLLHHGPDTVEELLDRHIVKEKKSLTHDDNEILTRQRLTSTRREVLSLYRDIIRATRFFMWPDSRGVLWRDILRENTRKEFEEARFEKDPEVITRLLIGGRDALQSALDKLVEKQKQEIEKQQGNLKSSPIFCFH, encoded by the exons ATGGCCGGAAACATGCCAAAATCTGGAACCTTGGCGATCCATCTTTTCAGGAAGGTCCGAGCCGTCCAATACGGGTCGCCCCGCCTCTTGCACCACGGGCCAGACACTGTGGAGGAGCTTCTCGATAGGCACATCGTCAAGGAGAAGAAGAGTCTCACCCACGACGATAATGAAATCCTGACCCGCCAGCGGCTCACCAGCACTCGCCGCGAGGTGCTTAGTCTCTACAGGGACATCATCCGGGCTACCCGATTCTTCATGTGGCCCGACTCTCGAGGCGTTCTTTGGCGTGATATTCTTAGGGAGAACACCCGGAAGGAATTCGAGGAGGCCCGATTCGAAAAGGACCCGGAAGTTATCACGCGTTTGCTGATTGGGGGTCGTGACGCCCTGCAATCTGCGCTTGATAAGCTTGTTGAGAAACAGAAGCAAGAGATCGAGAAGCAACAAGGCAATTTAAAATCTTCTCCAATTTTttg TTTTCACTGA
- the LOC116001249 gene encoding uncharacterized protein LOC116001249 — protein MVDETAGAELLSFMDAFKGYHQVMMAEEDEAKTAFITPDGLYCYRVMPFGLCNAGATYQRMVNALFGELIGKSMEAYIDDMLVKSRSMCDHASDLRQSFEIMRRHRLRLNPTKCTFAVQTGKFLGFMMTRRGIEPNPTKVKAIMDMRPPATVREVQQLTGRLAAQSRFLSKLAERAHPFFQTLKKTSAFAWTEDCQRAFESLKEYLASPIVLSRPEPREELQVYLSASDRAISAVLCRTDPEGIQRPVYYISHVLQGPELRYSRLEKVVFALYTTAKKLTPYFQGRTIQVLTDQPMGAILRTTTSSGRLIKWAMMLTQFAIEYTPRPAIKGQALADFVVECSTRDNTSSTADPAPAEWEIATDGSSCKQGAGAGIVLTSPEGFKVYYALSLAFSPTNNEAEYEAFIANLCRARSLGARHVRIGTDSALVVGQVTGAFEAKGERLARYRDHAISVMGSFDVCVAEHIPRAENADVDMLSRLSHEAPEYISKVARVEELSTACIDVLPVAPVEADADEWISDLRLYLETGTLPENDQKARKVKLHAPRFHIVDNRLYRRSYGGPLMRCLSRFEAKLVMTELHSGLCSAYQGGRALARRIMLIGYYWPSIQLDCEALTKSCESCQLYARVPGRPATFYHPVSSAIPFAKWGVDILGPFPQLTGRRRFIIVAVDYFSKWIEAEPLATITSQQCARFLWRNVISRFGVPVQLVTDNGKQFEGEYF, from the coding sequence ATGGTCGATGAGACCGCCGGCGCCGAGCTGTTAAGTTTTATGGATGCGTTCAAGGGGTATCATCAGGTGATGATGGCCGAGGAGGATGAGGCGAAAACAGCGTTCATTACCCCAGACGGTCTCTACTGTTACCGGGTGATGCCTTTCGGCCTGTGCAATGCGGGAGCCACCTATCAGAGGATGGTGAATGCCTTGTTCGGGGAGTTGATCGGCAAGTCCATGGAGGCCTACATCGACGATATGCTGGTAAAGAGCAGAAGCATGTGCGATCATGCGTCCGATCTACGACAAAGTTTTGAGATCATGAGGCGTCACCGGCTGAGGCTTAACCCGACAAAATGTACGTTCGCCGTACAGACCGGAAAGTTCCTCGGGTTCATGATGACAAGGAGAGGAATCGAGCCAAACCCCACAAAAGTAAAAGCGATTATGGACATGAGGCCGCCTGCCACGGTTCGGGAAGTTCAGCAGTTGACCGGCCGATTGGCCGCTCAAAGCCGCTTCCTCTCAAAACTTGCCGAACGAGCCCACCCTTTCTTCCAGACGCTGAAGAAGACGTCCGCCTTTGCGTGGACGGAGGATTGCCAACGAGCCTTTGAAAGCTTGAAGGAATATTTGGCTTCGCCGATTGTGCTGTCTAGGCCGGAACCCAGGGAAGAGTTACAGGTCTACCTTTCCGCGTCTGATCGCGCAATTAGCGCGGTGCTTTGCCGAACCGACCCGGAAGGAATACAGCGCCCGGTCTATTATATAAGCCACGTGCTCCAAGGCCCCGAGCTACGATACTCTCGACTCGAGAAAGTTGTGTTTGCTCTATACACAACTGCCAAGAAGCTTACACCCTACTTTCAAGGCCGGACGATCCAAGTACTGACCGACCAGCCCATGGGCGCCATCCTGCGAACGACTACATCCTCTGGTCGGCTGATTAAGTGGGCAATGATGTTAACCCAGTTCGCGATTGAATACACGCCCAGGCCGGCCATTAAGGGACAAGCCTTAGCGGATTTCGTGGTGGAATGTTCAACGAGGGATAACACCTCGTCGACCGCCGACCCCGCTCCGGCAGAATGGGAAATTGCGACAGACGGATCGAGCTGCAAGCAGGGTGCGGGGGCTGGAATAGTTCTCACCAGCCCGGAAGGCTTCAAAGTCTATTATGCCCTGTCGCTCGCCTTTTCACCGACCAACAACGAGGCAGAGTACGAGGCCTTCATAGCCAACTTGTGTCGCGCCCGTTCTCTGGGGGCTAGACACGTGAGGATTGGGACTGACTCAGCCCTGGTGGTCGGACAGGTAACTGGTGCCTTCGAGGCAAAGGGAGAGCGTCTAGCCCGGTACCGAGATCACGCGATATCAGTTATGGGATCGTTCGATGTGTGCGTCGCCGAACACATCCCGCGGGCCGAAAATGCTGACGTTGACATGCTATCCCGGTTATCACACGAAGCCCCGGAGTACATATCCAAGGTGGCCCGGGTGGAGGAGCTATCGACCGCTTGCATTGATGTATTGCCCGTAGCCCCGGTGGAGGCGGACGCTGATGAATGGATCTCCGACCTTCGGCTGTACTTAGAGACCGGAACCCTACCGGAGAACGACCAAAAAGCCAGAAAAGTGAAACTGCACGCACCCCGTTTTCATATCGTCGATAACCGCCTGTACCGACGGTCGTATGGGGGGCCGTTGATGAGATGCCTCTCCCGGTTTGAAGCTAAATTAGTGATGACCGAGCTGCACTCCGGACTTTGCTCTGCTTATCAGGGGGGTCGGGCCTTGGCAAGAAGAATCATGTTGATCGGTTATTATTGGCCGTCGATCCAGCTGGACTGTGAGGCACTAACCAAATCATGCGAGTCGTGCCAGCTGTACGCCCGCGTCCCGGGCAGACCGGCCACTTTCTATCATCCGGTCAGTTCTGCAATACCGTTCGCTAAGTGGGGAGTGGACATCCTGGGACCTTTCCCGCAGCTGACAGGGCGTCGTCGCTTTATCATTGTCGCCGTGGATTATTTTTCAAAGTGGATTGAGGCCGAACCGTTGGCGACGATCACCTCCCAGCAGTGCGCCCGTTTCTTATGGCGGAACGTGATCTCCCGTTTTGGGGTACCTGTACAGTTGGTGACCGACAATGGAAAGCAGTTCGAAGGtgaatatttttag